TGAGGTCAAATCCCCGACCTTTGATGGCTCTCTCTCTTTGTAAAAAGCAACTTCCCTAGGCAGAGCATTCTGAAAGCCGAGCGTAGCTATGACGAGGACAATGCTCAAAACGGTTAATGCTAGGTTAAAAACCCCGTACTCTCCAGTAGAAAAATATCTTGCTATTACTGCCCTGCTCAGGAATCCAAAGAACATCGAGATAATAGTTCCTGCAAAGACAATCCCCGTCCCTCTGGCGATCTTTTGCAAAATCTGACTTGCCTCGCTCATTGTAGGCACCCGAAATGTAGCAACCCTTTCATGACAGGCCTATTATTCAGCATTCAAAGGGAGGTGTCCGGTCTCCCTTAGATACTCTTCCAATCCCTTTCTCCACTCAGGCATTCTTATGCCAAGTTCGTGAAGTCTCATGTTCTCCAACGCTGAAAACCTCGGCCTTCTAGCCAGCCTGCTTAACTCACTCGACTTAATTGCCCTTATTCTAACCTCCCAGCCCAGGATTTCGAATATCGCCCTAGTGAACTCGTACCACGAACAGTAACCCTCGTTCACCATGTGATAGATGGCCCATTCTGGCTGGATCTTCAAAAACTCCTTCAGAGTTCTGGCGACGTCCCTCGTATATGTTGGACTCATGAACTGGTCGTCGACTATCCTCAGCTCCTCCCCGCGCTTCGCCCTCTTGATGACCCAGTTCGCAAAGTTTCCACCCTTTCCGCTCGCTCCAGCTTTTCCATACAGGCTTGCGACTCGGATAATGTAGTACTTCTTAGAATAATTCTTTGTGAGGATTTCGCCTACGTACTTGCTTGCCCCATAAACGTTTATCGGATTCGGAACATCCTCTTCAGTGTAGGGTTCTCCCTTTTCTCCATCAAAGACGTAGTCCGTGCTGATGTACACATTGATGGCATCAATCTCGCTAGCAACCCTCGCAACGTTCAGAGCGCCAATAGCATTGACCACAAAAGCCTTCTCCGGATAAAGCTCTGCATCATCAACCCTAACATATGCGGCAGTGTTGATAATAACGTCGGGCCTCAACTCTCTCAGAACCTTCAGTGTCTCTGGAATCGTGACGTCTAAGTCAGCGTGAGTTAGAGGAATCACTTCAAACGAGAGGTCTTCCCCCAAAACCCTCACTAAGTCGCTTCCAAGCTGGCCGGTGGCACCGATTATTGCAACTCTCATTGAATCACCTCAGAAAGTCCATCCCTTTTCGATGGCCTCCCTCAGTGTTGGCCATTTCCTGTCCTTCTCAGAGACTGTGGGCTCATCAATCGGCCAGTCTATCCCTATCTCTGGGTCGTTCCAGATTATTCCGCCTTCATAGTCGGGGGCATAAACGTTGTCCACTTTGTAAACCACCTCTGCAACATCGCTCAGTACTAGGAATCCATGGGCAAAACCCCTCGGGATGTAGAGTTGGTATTTGTTGTGCTCCGAAAGTATCGCTCCAACCCACCTGCCAAAGGTCGGTGAATCCCTCCTCAAATCCACGGCAACGTCATAGATGACACCCCTAACAGCTCTCACAATCTTCGCCTGGGCGTAAGGTTCGCGCTGGAAGTGCAGACCTCTGAGCACGCCGTAGTTGGATTTCGAGTGGTTATCCTGGACGAATTCTCCTTTGATTCCGGCCCTTTCAAAATCCAGTTTCTTGTAAGTTTCCATGAAAAAGCCCCGCTCATCCCTGAAGACCTTTGGCTTGATTAAAATAACATCGGGAATTTCTAGCCTTTTAAACTCAAAGGGCATCATCACCACCCAGCTTCCAAGGCGTTGGGTGGAGAACCTTCTCGTTCACTAACGCCCTCCACCATGCCTCATTTTCGAGGTACCACTCCACGGTTAGTTTGATGCCTTTCTCAAAGTTGTACCGTGGACGCCACTTGAGATCCCGTGTTATCTTCCAAGAATCAAGCGAGTAACGGAGGTCATGGCCGGGTCTGTCCTCAACGAACTCGATGAGGGACTCATTCTTCCCAAGGAGCTTTAAAATCGTTTTAACGACCTTGATGTTGGTCTTTTCCTCGCCGGCCGAAATGTTGTATACCTCCCGTGGCTCACCTTTGAGGAGAACTGCTTCAACCCCTCTAACGTGGTCTTCGACGTAGATCCAGTCCCTCACGTTCTGGCCGGTGCCGTATATTGGAATCTTAAGACCCATGCTGGCCCTGATTATCGTCTTGGGGATTAGCTTTTCCGGAAACTGGTACGGGCCGTAGTTATTGGTGCACCTCGTTATGGACGCGTTAAGGGTGTAAGTTCTCGCCCAACCAAGGACGAGAGAATCCGCCGCCGCCTTGCTGGCAGAGTACGGGGAGGATGGCATTAAGGCGTCCCTCTCGGTGAAAGAGCCCTCAAGGATGTCACCGTATACCTCGTCCGTGCTTATGTGAACGAACCTGACCTCGGGATTGGATCTCCTGATGGCCTCCAGTATCGTGTAGACACCGATGACGTTGCTTCTCAGAAAGTGCTCGGGGCTGGAGATGCTCCTATCCACGTGACTCTCGGCGGCGAAGTTCACAACTGCATCGACTTTCTTCACGAGCGCCTTCATCAGCTCGAAGTCCGTTATGTCTCCCTTAATGAATGTATATCTAGGATCGCCTTCAATGTCTCTCAAATTCTCTGGATTTGAGCCGTAGCCGAGCTTATCGAGGTTGATTATCTCCCACTCCTCGTGCTTTTCCAAGGCATAGCGTATGAAGTTGCTCCCTATGAACCCCATTCCACCGGTCACTAAGAGCCTCATCGTTCCACCTCATAGGATTATGCGGGAGTTGTCTCCCACAACGAGCTTTCTACCGAATGGGTGGGAAGTACCATTTATTATCTTCACGCCTCTTCCAATGAGGCTTTCTACTATCCTTCCGGCGTTTCGTATCTCACTTCCCTCTAGTATAATGGAGTCCTCAATTTCGGTATTCTCAATGATGCAATTGTCGCCGACGCTAGTGTAAGGCCCAATATAGGAGTTCCTTATTACGACGTTCTTTCCTATTACAACGGGCCCTTTAATTACGGTATTGTCGTCTATCTCCGTTCCCTCTTCGATTACGACTCTCCCATGGATTCTTGCCCCTGTTTTTACCTTTATGTCTGCTTGTATGTCGTCTAGAATGAGTCTGTTGGCGTCGAGTATGTCCTCCGGCTTGCCAGTGTCCTTCCACCAGCCCGTTACCTTTGTCCAGCCAACGCGATAGCCATTGTCAATGAGCCATTGGATTGCGTCGGTTATCTCAAGCTCGTTCCTCCAAGAGGGCTTGATGTTTTCAACTGCCTCATGGATGACGGGCTTGAAGAAGTATATTCCCACCAAGGCAAGGTTGCTTGGTGGCACCTTGGGCTTTTCGACGAGCCTTTTGATGGTCTTCCCATCTTCGTTCAGTTCGGCCACTCCGAACTGCTGGGGATTGGACACCTCTTGAAGGAGTATGCTGGCATCAAAGTTTCCTTCTTTGAAGTGTTTCAGGTGCTTCACTATTCCTTCTCTAAGGATATTGTCGCCGAGATACATGACAAAGTCATCGTCATCGAGATAGTCCCTTGCGACCTTTATAGCATGTGCCAAGCCTTTTGGCTCTCCTTGATAAATGAACTCTATCTCCGCATCCCATTCAACGCTTTTTATAGTCTCCTTCACCTGCTCTGCGTTGGGCCCTACGATTATTCCAATCTCATGGATGCCAGCTTCAATGACGTCTTCGATGGCATAGAATAGGACTGGTTTGTTCGCTACAGGGATTAGTTGTTTCTGCTGTGAGTACGTTAAGGGTCTCAAACGGGTCCCGTGACCTCCCGAGAGAATAAGGGCTTTCATGATTAATCACCGCGGTCAATATTACATTAAAAAATAAAAAGTTTATCGTCATGTTCTTATCAGACACTACTTGATATTGATTTGTTAACGAAGGCATGAAAATTCCCAAAGATGAATACCTGACTCAACCGGGTAGGTTGAACTTATGTGTCCAATGCTTAGAAGCCGCGTGAATGTTTCACGCGGCTTTGTAGGGGATTAAAAAGGTACCCTCATTATAATCGGGTAGTATTCACTTGCAGTTATGCAAATTAACTCAACTCAATCTCAAAAACACTCTCGACCCTTGAACCATTAAGATAAGCCCGATTTGGGTTGTTTTAATTAACTAAAATGTGAGTCAACTGAGAGTAAAACATGAGTCAACCAAGTAAACAAAAAGAAAAGGAGCTCTGGTTAGGCTCCGTAGTAAACTCAAGTTTTACAACATTGGAGGAAACAAATGAAATTATTGAGCCAACTGGGAGTTAATAATGTTCAAAAGACTATCGATAAGTTTTACTCGTTTGAAGTTCTTTAGACCCATAAAATACCCCTTATTGGCCACAAGATTATTCCGAAGGGTAATAACATCCACTTCTCTCGGATCTGAGAGCAGAAAAACCTTGAGGGCCCTTTTGGCATTTTCAAAGGCAACTCTCTCCGCAGGAGGACCATATTTATTACGGTCCGAGTTGAGGGCATGTTGAACGGATAAGTATACCACCACTGTGCTTAACTCCTTAATCCTGCTCCTAAAGGTGGTTTCAGTTTCATTAATCTGTCTCTTTAGTTCGGCTTTCTCATCATAATACTCACGTAAAAACCGTAGAAAAATCTTTCCTACGCGGTCAAGTTTCCGTTCTAGCTCACCCACCCTTTTTTCTAGTTCATCTAAGAGCTCAAATATTGTAACCGATGGAAGATCTTTAAGTTCTAGATATTTGTCATAAATCTCCTGAACCTTATCTGCTGGAACTTGTAGCTCCATAACCACTTCAACCGGAGACTTTCCTTCCTCAAACCGTCTAAAAACAGCCGCTTCAAGTTCCCCCTCACTCTTAAATCTCCCTAACTCAAGTTCCTTTTTAATCTTAGAAACATAGGATCGGGTAACGCCCAGTTTATTCTCTATCTCCGAAGGAGTCTTCCCCTCACGCAAAAGTTTTATTATTTCGGCCTTTTTGGATTTTCTGGTAGCATTACCCGACATATTAGCACTTACGTTGTCGATGCTTAAATATTTTTTGCAGAATGCATTCTGATGCCCACAGGGAAATTATAGGCACGTGCGGTATAGTATAATGCCAGGACTCATCACACACCCAGGAGGGTGAACAACCCAATCAACAGTATTATTACATTTATAGCCGTTTTAAGCCTCCCCCTGTCCGCGATCCGGTTCACATGAGTGCCTAGATAAACGCCGGGAACCGTTCCGAGGATAAGGGTTCCTGCAAGACCGTAATCAACCCCCCCAATGCCCGCGTAGTTCAGAAAACTGAAGGCAGAGAGCGCAAGCCCGTAGACTATCGTAACCCCAACCACATCCTTTGGATCGAGCCTGGCAACGTTCATCAGGGTGAAGCTAACTATGACCCCCGCTCCAACTGATGTGAATTGGACGGTCAAACCCACAATAAATCCAAGGAGATAAACGTATACCCACCTCGGCCTCACAGGAACATGGAATTCGCCCCTAAGGAGGCTTAGAACCGCGCTGACAATGAGTATTGTCCCGAGTAACAGGGTAAGGTGATCGTTGAGGGCGTTTCTGTCTATCTCACGGAGGATCATTCCTCCCGAGATTATCGCGGGAATGCTTCCTACCAAAAGACGGAGCACTATGTCATACCTTATCTTTCCTTTCCTCCTGTGAAAGAAAATGCCGAAGACCCTCGTGACGGTGGCGTAGAGCAGGTCGGTTCCCACGGCAGTTAGGGGCTCCACGCCGAGGAAGATTAAGGAAGGGGTCATCAAAGCCCCGCCACCGACCCCCGTTAGGCCCACGAGAAAACCGACGAGAAAGCCCAGCCCAACGAAGGTCAGCGGATTCAATGTCCTACCCTCCGGTTCACGGCAGGTAGCCGAGCTCCCTGGCCTTCGATATTACTGCCTCGACCTCTTCTTCTGGTGTCATTTTGGAGCTGTCCACAGTAACCTCTGGATTCTCGGGCTCCTCGTAGACGCCATCGTAGCCGGTGAGACCCTTTATCTCGCCCCTCAGGGCTTTGGCGTACAACCCCTTCGGGTCGCGCTGAATCCTGACCTCCAGCGGGGCGTAGACATAGACCTCGATGAAGTTTCCTATCTCCTTCCTCGCGTACTCCCTGACCGCTTTGTAGGGTGAAATCAGTGAAACTATGGCT
The Thermococcus radiotolerans genome window above contains:
- the rfbD gene encoding dTDP-4-dehydrorhamnose reductase, yielding MRVAIIGATGQLGSDLVRVLGEDLSFEVIPLTHADLDVTIPETLKVLRELRPDVIINTAAYVRVDDAELYPEKAFVVNAIGALNVARVASEIDAINVYISTDYVFDGEKGEPYTEEDVPNPINVYGASKYVGEILTKNYSKKYYIIRVASLYGKAGASGKGGNFANWVIKRAKRGEELRIVDDQFMSPTYTRDVARTLKEFLKIQPEWAIYHMVNEGYCSWYEFTRAIFEILGWEVRIRAIKSSELSRLARRPRFSALENMRLHELGIRMPEWRKGLEEYLRETGHLPLNAE
- the rfbC gene encoding dTDP-4-dehydrorhamnose 3,5-epimerase, with the translated sequence MPFEFKRLEIPDVILIKPKVFRDERGFFMETYKKLDFERAGIKGEFVQDNHSKSNYGVLRGLHFQREPYAQAKIVRAVRGVIYDVAVDLRRDSPTFGRWVGAILSEHNKYQLYIPRGFAHGFLVLSDVAEVVYKVDNVYAPDYEGGIIWNDPEIGIDWPIDEPTVSEKDRKWPTLREAIEKGWTF
- the rfbB gene encoding dTDP-glucose 4,6-dehydratase, with protein sequence MRLLVTGGMGFIGSNFIRYALEKHEEWEIINLDKLGYGSNPENLRDIEGDPRYTFIKGDITDFELMKALVKKVDAVVNFAAESHVDRSISSPEHFLRSNVIGVYTILEAIRRSNPEVRFVHISTDEVYGDILEGSFTERDALMPSSPYSASKAAADSLVLGWARTYTLNASITRCTNNYGPYQFPEKLIPKTIIRASMGLKIPIYGTGQNVRDWIYVEDHVRGVEAVLLKGEPREVYNISAGEEKTNIKVVKTILKLLGKNESLIEFVEDRPGHDLRYSLDSWKITRDLKWRPRYNFEKGIKLTVEWYLENEAWWRALVNEKVLHPTPWKLGGDDAL
- a CDS encoding glucose-1-phosphate thymidylyltransferase, whose amino-acid sequence is MKALILSGGHGTRLRPLTYSQQKQLIPVANKPVLFYAIEDVIEAGIHEIGIIVGPNAEQVKETIKSVEWDAEIEFIYQGEPKGLAHAIKVARDYLDDDDFVMYLGDNILREGIVKHLKHFKEGNFDASILLQEVSNPQQFGVAELNEDGKTIKRLVEKPKVPPSNLALVGIYFFKPVIHEAVENIKPSWRNELEITDAIQWLIDNGYRVGWTKVTGWWKDTGKPEDILDANRLILDDIQADIKVKTGARIHGRVVIEEGTEIDDNTVIKGPVVIGKNVVIRNSYIGPYTSVGDNCIIENTEIEDSIILEGSEIRNAGRIVESLIGRGVKIINGTSHPFGRKLVVGDNSRIIL
- a CDS encoding V-type ATP synthase subunit I domain-containing protein, which produces MSGNATRKSKKAEIIKLLREGKTPSEIENKLGVTRSYVSKIKKELELGRFKSEGELEAAVFRRFEEGKSPVEVVMELQVPADKVQEIYDKYLELKDLPSVTIFELLDELEKRVGELERKLDRVGKIFLRFLREYYDEKAELKRQINETETTFRSRIKELSTVVVYLSVQHALNSDRNKYGPPAERVAFENAKRALKVFLLSDPREVDVITLRNNLVANKGYFMGLKNFKRVKLIDSLLNIINSQLAQ
- a CDS encoding sulfite exporter TauE/SafE family protein, translated to MNPLTFVGLGFLVGFLVGLTGVGGGALMTPSLIFLGVEPLTAVGTDLLYATVTRVFGIFFHRRKGKIRYDIVLRLLVGSIPAIISGGMILREIDRNALNDHLTLLLGTILIVSAVLSLLRGEFHVPVRPRWVYVYLLGFIVGLTVQFTSVGAGVIVSFTLMNVARLDPKDVVGVTIVYGLALSAFSFLNYAGIGGVDYGLAGTLILGTVPGVYLGTHVNRIADRGRLKTAINVIILLIGLFTLLGV
- the cysC gene encoding adenylyl-sulfate kinase; this translates as MDGLKNLENGFTIWLTGPSGAGKTTLAVKLARKLREMGYRVEILDGDTIRKTLYPELGFSKEAREMHNRVVIHMAKLLSRNGVVAIVSLISPYKAVREYARKEIGNFIEVYVYAPLEVRIQRDPKGLYAKALRGEIKGLTGYDGVYEEPENPEVTVDSSKMTPEEEVEAVISKARELGYLP